One genomic window of Desulfovibrio sp. TomC includes the following:
- a CDS encoding methyl-accepting chemotaxis protein: MKISSKLILLTTIPLIAFLAISILYTKISIDESNIVDKMSKNTQLFIATSDLVHELQKERGRTSIYLSGGSQDDMNSQRKLSDNQIKPVIDALKTENLTPQVKEAISQAVSNIEKVRTQANQNSPAREVVDAYGKIIADLMTSETAIANSKTTRGFGKSLTTIIILETAKENAGKLRATVSGILTADKPINEEMFTRLITFKSNIDANLESKALVLGAQAHSLLDETRKSQAWLDTNKGFNTVLVKSKEGNFGINGKDFFSTITQVIDSLNSVRTKEMATIAKNLSTIQTEISSSLTKVYVVIGTTLILSLLIAFFVARSITTPINHLIQYAQKVSGGNLEAEINEKFTHELGSLKSSLSTMISNLKTKISEAETNSRKAEEESLHAKIATKEAEEAKALAEHAKAEGMTAAASSIESVVEIVSSASEELSAQIEQSTQGAEIQSQRVAETATAMEQMNATVMEVAKNASQAAETADQAKHQAQDGSTVVTEVVTGIAEVESTALELKNDMTLLGKRALEIGQVLNVISDIADQTNLLALNAAIEAARAGDAGRGFAVVADEVRKLAEKTMTATKEVGDAIRGIQNEANKNIGNVDLAVKRISSVTILATKAGDSLNEIVTLVDLTTDQVRAIATASEQQSATSEEINRSIEDVNRVSMETSDGMRQSAQAVGELATQAQVLKRLIDEMKSEGSSGTTALTAGKKPFALGRG; encoded by the coding sequence ATGAAAATCTCCAGCAAACTAATCCTGCTGACGACGATTCCACTTATCGCATTTCTGGCGATCAGCATTCTTTACACCAAAATCAGCATCGACGAATCTAATATAGTAGACAAAATGTCAAAGAATACGCAACTATTTATTGCAACATCTGATTTAGTTCACGAACTACAGAAAGAACGTGGTCGAACCTCCATATATCTCTCCGGCGGTTCTCAAGACGATATGAATTCACAGAGGAAATTATCCGACAATCAAATCAAACCCGTAATTGATGCGCTTAAAACGGAAAACCTTACCCCACAAGTCAAAGAAGCCATTTCTCAAGCAGTCTCAAACATTGAAAAAGTACGAACTCAGGCGAATCAAAATTCACCAGCGAGAGAAGTTGTCGATGCATATGGGAAAATCATTGCAGATTTGATGACCAGCGAAACAGCTATCGCTAACTCCAAAACAACCCGAGGATTCGGAAAATCTTTGACGACCATCATCATACTAGAGACTGCAAAAGAGAATGCAGGAAAACTCCGTGCTACTGTTTCTGGTATCCTAACAGCTGACAAGCCTATCAACGAAGAGATGTTTACTCGTCTCATTACATTCAAATCCAACATCGATGCAAACCTTGAATCAAAAGCTCTTGTACTTGGAGCCCAAGCACACTCCCTTCTGGATGAAACCAGAAAATCGCAAGCGTGGCTGGACACAAACAAAGGATTCAACACAGTACTTGTAAAATCAAAAGAAGGGAATTTTGGGATAAACGGTAAAGATTTTTTCTCTACGATTACTCAAGTCATCGACTCCCTGAACTCTGTCCGTACAAAAGAAATGGCAACTATAGCGAAAAACCTCTCGACAATTCAAACCGAGATATCTTCATCACTCACAAAAGTTTATGTCGTCATCGGAACCACACTTATTTTATCACTTTTAATTGCATTTTTTGTAGCAAGATCGATCACAACACCGATCAACCATCTTATTCAGTATGCACAAAAAGTTTCCGGGGGAAATTTAGAAGCTGAAATCAACGAAAAGTTCACGCACGAACTTGGGAGCTTGAAATCTTCATTAAGCACCATGATTTCAAATTTAAAAACTAAAATTTCCGAGGCAGAAACAAACAGTAGAAAAGCTGAAGAAGAATCTTTACACGCGAAAATCGCCACGAAAGAAGCTGAAGAAGCAAAAGCACTTGCTGAACATGCAAAAGCTGAAGGCATGACTGCAGCGGCTAGTTCTATTGAAAGTGTCGTAGAAATTGTTAGCTCTGCATCAGAAGAGTTATCGGCACAGATAGAACAATCGACTCAAGGGGCTGAAATTCAGTCACAACGAGTAGCAGAAACTGCGACTGCCATGGAACAAATGAACGCTACGGTTATGGAAGTAGCGAAGAATGCTTCTCAGGCGGCAGAAACCGCAGACCAAGCTAAACATCAAGCACAAGATGGATCTACTGTGGTGACTGAAGTTGTCACAGGTATTGCTGAAGTAGAATCTACAGCTCTTGAATTGAAAAACGATATGACTTTACTTGGAAAACGAGCTCTAGAAATTGGGCAAGTTCTTAATGTTATTTCAGATATTGCTGACCAGACAAACCTTCTTGCCCTCAATGCAGCGATTGAAGCTGCTCGGGCAGGTGATGCAGGACGAGGATTTGCCGTAGTAGCTGATGAAGTTCGGAAATTGGCAGAGAAGACCATGACCGCGACGAAGGAAGTAGGCGATGCGATCAGGGGCATCCAGAACGAAGCCAATAAAAACATTGGAAACGTTGATTTAGCAGTAAAAAGGATCAGTTCGGTTACGATTCTAGCGACAAAAGCAGGTGATTCTCTCAATGAAATTGTCACGCTTGTTGATTTAACTACGGATCAAGTGCGGGCTATCGCAACAGCTTCCGAACAACAATCCGCAACTAGCGAAGAGATCAACCGAAGCATTGAAGACGTCAACAGGGTTTCCATGGAAACCTCCGATGGAATGAGACAATCGGCACAGGCAGTCGGTGAATTGGCCACTCAGGCCCAGGTCCTAAAGCGACTCATTGACGAGATGAAATCTGAGGGTAGTTCTGGTACTACTGCACTTACTGCTGGAAAGAAACCGTTTGCATTAGGGAGAGGGTAA
- a CDS encoding diguanylate cyclase, protein MLSTIRSKFYCFYALIALFLVCIMTIVLQSNLKTISTNEILLEEFRYIRNYSRLIHLLQKERGLTANYFSNRTAENKVNLENARSNTDEQLGIFANTLDASGTTSRITQIRNQADQGKSVPSSTTKEYSLIIYRLIRALSSNSFIENFHHTPQYLIVENLISTREHLGKLRAYITTLLNNKSASEQDSPYIDSENSYYLAAKENLLSILNQEYPEITQDITRSNHIKSAENFIQIYSEIKVINLSPNEWFRLSTQAMDYYLSIQNKLNSLIEEKLTQNIKSSKTTALAASTTTILAITLSFIFFVKYLNLFSSRISTLNIKMKSILSTNNYRIEIYDKNDDEISEISNSLNTLLKFTNSLIEEKDRLASRDKLTNLYNRHKFSELFALELERYKRHGTIFSLCIFDIDFFKKINDIYGHMIGDEVLVKLSSEISKNIRTNDVFARWGGEEFVLLLPSTTIQSALIFAEKIREIVEKISFTRNFNITISIGATEVTQADTQDSLIIRSDEALYESKKTGRNKVTSK, encoded by the coding sequence ATGCTTTCTACAATTCGCAGTAAATTCTATTGTTTTTATGCGCTAATTGCACTATTCTTAGTTTGCATCATGACTATCGTGCTTCAATCAAATCTAAAAACCATCTCCACGAATGAAATTCTACTTGAGGAATTTCGCTACATACGAAACTATTCAAGGCTAATTCATTTACTACAAAAAGAACGGGGACTCACAGCAAATTATTTCTCCAACAGAACGGCAGAGAATAAAGTCAACCTAGAAAATGCCCGTTCGAATACAGACGAGCAACTGGGAATATTTGCAAACACGCTTGATGCATCGGGCACTACATCTCGAATTACTCAGATTAGAAATCAAGCGGACCAGGGAAAGTCGGTGCCATCATCAACCACCAAAGAATATTCGCTGATTATTTATCGTTTGATACGCGCGCTCAGCTCAAACTCATTTATTGAAAACTTTCATCACACACCACAATATCTAATCGTAGAGAACTTAATTTCTACCAGGGAACACCTCGGAAAACTACGGGCATATATAACCACATTACTAAACAACAAAAGCGCTTCCGAACAAGACAGCCCTTACATCGACAGCGAAAACTCTTACTACTTAGCCGCCAAAGAAAACTTATTAAGCATTTTGAACCAAGAATACCCCGAAATTACTCAAGACATTACTCGATCAAACCATATAAAAAGTGCCGAAAACTTTATACAAATATACAGCGAGATAAAGGTGATAAATCTAAGCCCGAACGAATGGTTTAGACTTTCGACACAAGCCATGGACTACTACCTCTCCATCCAGAACAAGCTAAACTCATTAATTGAAGAAAAACTAACCCAGAATATTAAATCTTCGAAAACAACTGCGCTGGCAGCATCAACAACAACAATCTTAGCCATCACTCTTTCTTTCATATTCTTTGTCAAGTATTTGAATTTATTTTCATCTCGAATTTCAACGTTAAACATAAAAATGAAATCAATATTATCAACAAATAACTACCGAATCGAAATATACGACAAAAACGATGACGAAATTTCAGAAATTTCAAACTCACTGAACACCCTGCTAAAGTTTACAAACTCACTAATTGAAGAAAAAGATCGATTAGCCTCCAGGGACAAGCTTACAAACTTATACAACCGCCACAAATTCTCGGAATTGTTCGCCCTAGAACTTGAGCGATACAAGCGTCACGGCACCATTTTTTCTCTTTGTATTTTTGACATTGATTTTTTCAAAAAAATAAACGATATCTACGGCCATATGATAGGCGACGAAGTTCTTGTTAAATTGAGTTCAGAAATTTCCAAAAACATTAGAACCAACGACGTTTTTGCTCGATGGGGAGGCGAAGAATTTGTTTTACTGCTGCCCTCAACTACCATTCAATCGGCACTTATATTTGCTGAAAAAATACGAGAGATTGTAGAGAAAATTAGTTTCACAAGAAATTTCAATATCACTATAAGCATTGGCGCAACAGAAGTAACCCAAGCAGACACTCAGGATTCATTAATAATCCGGTCAGATGAAGCTCTGTATGAATCAAAAAAAACAGGCAGGAACAAAGTTACTTCAAAGTGA